The Sphingomonas donggukensis genomic interval TAGCCGCCGACGACAATCACCATTGCGATCACAACCGCCGACGCCATCACCTGGACGGCACTGGAAACTTCCCCCTTGCCGCCGATCTCCCGCTTGCGCACCAGCCACCAGATGCCGACCCCCAAAGCGAAGCTGTACGTACAGCGAAAGACGCGCAGCGTGACATCCCCGCCCAGTCCGACGTCGTGGCGGAAGAGGAGGAGAACCGCGGCCGAAGCGATGCCAAGCGCCAGATGAGCCAGGACGCGGCGGCCCGGCGTCGCCACGAGCGAACATATCAACCCGAATGCAATGTAGGCGGCAACTTCGGTGCTGATGCTCCAACTCGCGGTATTCAGAACGGCATCGCCCGACACGCCCCAAGCGTGCACGAGGAAGACGTTTGATGCCGCAAGCCACCACCAGTCCGCGTTTATCTTCATCGTCTCGATCGTCGATGCCGGTTCCATCACGTACCTGACGCCGATCAGGGCAAGCGTGGCGAGCGTGGTGACGATGTGCAACGGATACAGGCGAAAAAACCGGCGTCTCGCGAACGTTGCGACTGCGGCGCGATCCCGCATCCGTTCGATGAAGGCGTTGGCGATCACGAACCCCGATAGCACGAAGAAGAAATCAACGAACAACCAGCTGTGCCGGACGAGCGGGGCCGACCGGAACGACCAGTCCCACGGGATGTGCATGACGGCGACCATCAAAGCGCAAATGCCGCGGCATGTCTCGAGCGCAGGATAGAACCGCGTGCTCCGTGGCATGTTCAACGCAGCGGTCGGATCGACGACCCCGTCGCCGGGGCTGTTCGGCATCGATTCAATCGTCATGGCGTACCCGTAGCATCTGCATCCACCCCCCGCCGACCCACCGCGACCAGCAGCATCTGCCCGCCGCGGTCGAGCCCCAGTGCGCGGCGCAGCCATGCAGGGCCCGGTGGGACGGCATAATCGGTCGTCTCGATCATCTCCAGCCCGCAGCGCGCGAAGATGTCGCGCATCTCCGCTTCGGTCGCAAGCGAGCGGACGTGCGCGTAATATCGCGGTCGGCGCGTCAGGCGAAACGCCAGGCGTTCGATCCGCCGATAGCGCGACGCGGCGTTGGGCAGCGACAGGAGCAGCCGCCCACCGACCGGCAGCAGCCGCGCCAGGCGCGCGACCTCACCCTCCAGATCGGGAAGATATTCGAGCACGCTGGAGCTCATCACGACGTCCACGCTGCCTGCGGGCCGCGTCGACAGCGTTTCGAGCAGCGCCACGTCGAAACGCACGTCGGCCTGCGGGCTGGCCGCCGCGCGCTTGCGGCACAGCGCGATCATCGCCGGGCTGCCGTCGATCCCCTCGACCCGAGCGCCGCGATCCGCAGCCTCGAAACTGAAGGTGCCCGCGCCGCAGCCCGCGTCGAGCACCCGGTCGCCGCCGTGCACGTGCCGCGCGATCAGTCCGCGCCACACCGCCAGCCGCTCGCGGAATCGCGGCGACCGGTCATAGCCGGCGGCGAAGTCCTCGGCGATCGAAGTGTGCCAATCCACGGCATCGGTGGTGTTCATCGCGCGCCAAACCCCGTCAGGACCGTCGCCAGTGTCCGCACGACGATCAGCAGGTCGAGCCACGGCGAGAAATATTTGATGTAGTAGAAATCGTTCTGCAGCTTTTCGTGCACTTCGTGCACTTCGGCGACATGGCCCTGGTTCACCTGCGCCCAGCCCGAGATGCCCGGCCGGACGATGTGGCGATAGGCATAGAACGGGATTTCATGGGCGTACCATTCGGACAGCGCGTGCGCCTCCGGACGCGGGCCGATCCAGCTCATCTCGCCGCGCAGGATGTTCGCGATCTGCGGCAGTTCGTCGATCCGCATGCGGCGCAGGAAGCGACCGATGCGGGTGATCCGCGGATCCTCGTCCGCGGTGATCGCCGCCGCACGTCGCTGCGTGAGATCGGTGGCCCTAGACGGCACGCGCATCGTGCGGATCTTGAACATCGTGAACTGATGGCCACGATAGCCGACGCGCTGCTGGCGGAAGATGAAGGGCCCCGGGCTGTCGAGCTTCACGACCACGTACAGCACCGCGAACACGATCGCGAACAGTGGCAGCAGCGCCAGCGCCACCAGCGTGTCGAGCACGCGCTTGATCCCGACATAGGCCGCAACCGGCATCAGCGACCCGAAGGTGTTTTCGCTCAGGTGATCGATCAGCACGCGCCCTGACAGCGCCTCGCGCAGCTGCTTCACGTGATAGACCATCGTGCCCGCCAGCGTCTGTTCGGCCAGCATCCGTTCCCATTCGTCGGGCATGTCGGCGCGCAGGTCGGCGACAACGCCGTCGATCGGCCGGTCGGGCAAGGACGGCGTGGTCAGCCAGAGCCATTCGACCCCGTCCAGCTCGCGCAGGTCACCGACGTCGCCAAACGGGGCGATGGCGATGGTCATCCGCCGCGCCCGGCTGACCGAGGCGTGGATCGTCAGGAACCACCCGACGCAGGCGAGCACGCTGAAGAACAGCACGGGCCGGACGTAATCGATGCGCGTCAGCACCAGCAGCGTGAAGACGAAGGCGTAGCTTGCCAGAAACGCCGGGATCACGAAGATGCCGGCCTTCACGCCCGGATAGGCACTGATCGCGCGCAGGGCGTAGAAGCCGGACACGATCGCCACCAGCACCGCCGTCAGCGTCCACAAGAGGCCCGGATTGTCCGAGCGCCACGTGCCCTCGAGCGCGAGCTGCCAGGCGTAGGGCAGCAGGCCTGCGACCAGCAATGCGCCACCGAGTTGGTAGCGCATGCGGCTGAGCGGGCTGACGCTATGCACTCCCGACCGGTTCGCCGGACTCTTCACAGCGTGGCTAACCCCCTGTTGCGCATGACGTTCGCCGAGTAGCCCCACCGCCGCGCCCGCGCAAGCATCCATGCCGCAGTGCAGCGTGGGCGGGAAAGCACGCGTTCCTTGAAACTTGGGGCCAGCTTTGCAAAGGCAGCGCGCTCACGCACCGCCTTCCGGTGCCGACGCACGAGGGGCGGACAAGCGCGATGGACACGGCGGAACGGGTGGTGGTGATCGGGCTCGGCTATGTCGGGCTGCCGCTGGCCGTGGCACTCGCACGGACGACCGAGGTGTGGGGCCTGGACGTCGATGCCCAGCGGATCGCCGAATTGCGCGACGGGCACGACCGGACGGGCGAGATCGATGCGGAGCGGCTGGCGGCGTCCCCGCTGACGCTGACGAGCGATCCGGCGGACTGTCCGCCAGCGGACATCTATATCGTCACCGTGCCGACCCCGGTCGACGCCGACAATCAGCCCGACCTGTCGATCGTGCGCGCGGCGACCCGCACCGTCGCCGGCATGATCGACCCTGAGCGCACACCGATCATCGTCTACGAGAGCACCGTCTATCCGGGCGTGACCGAGGATATCTGCGGGCCGGAGATCGCCGCGATCACCGGGCTGACGTGCGGGCGCGATTTTTTCCTCGGCTACTCGCCCGAACGCATCAATCCCGGTGACCGTGAACATACCGTCGACCGCATCATGAAGGTGGTCGCGGGGCAGACGCCCGACGTGCTCGACCGCGTGGCCGCGCTCTACGAACGCGTGACGACCGGCGGCGTGTTTCGCGCAGCCTCGATCAAGGCCGCCGAAGCGGCCAAGGTCATCGAGAACGCGCAGCGCGACATCAACATCGCGTTCATGAACGAAATCACCCGCATCTTCTCGCGCATCGACCTGTCGGTGTGGGACGTGCTGGCGGCGGCGCGGACGAAGTGGAATTTCCTGCCGTTCCAGCCCGGGCTGGTCGGCGGACACTGCATCGGGGTTGATCCCTTCTACCTCAGCCATCTGTCGGAAACGCTCGGCTATCATCCGCAGGTGATCCTGGCGGGCCGCGGCACCAACGACACGATGGCCGCCTGGGCGGCCGATGCCATCCACGCCCGCGCGGGCAAGGCGGGGCGGACGCTGATCCTGGGGCTGACGTTCAAGGAAAACGTGCCCGACCTGCGCAACAGCAAGGTCGCGGACCTGATCGCGCGTTTCACGGCGCTGGGCCATGACGTGACCGTGCACGATCCGCTCGCCGACGCGGACGAGGCAGGTCACGAATACGGCGTGACGCTGGACGCAGGCGCCCTGTCGCGCGACTACGACCTGGTCGTGCTGGCGGTCGCGCATCAGGACTATCTGGCGATGGGCGCCGACGCGCTGGCCGGGCTGGTCGTGCCGGGCGGGGTGTTCGCCGACCTGAAGAACGGCGTGCCCGCGCTGCGCGGCCGCGACGGCATCGGTTACTGGTCGCTGTAAGGGACGAAGATCACATGCGCATACTCGTCACCGGCGTTGCCGGCTTTATCGGCATGAACGTCGCGCGGCGGTTGCTGGCGCGCGGTGACGAGGTGATCGGCATCGATTGCGTCAACGACTACTACACGGTGTCGCTGAAGGAGGACCGGCTGAAGCTGCTCGCCGACGAAAGCGACGACCGCTTCACCCACCTGCGCATCGACTTCGCCGATCACGAGGCATTGGACGCGGCGCTCGCCGACCAGCGGTTCGACCGGATAGTCCACCTCGGCGCGCAGGCCGGCGTGCGCTATTCGATCGAGAATCCGCGCGCGTACGTGCAGGCGAACCTGGTCGGGCACCTCAACATGATGGAGGTCGCGCGCCACCGCCGGGTCGAGCATTTCGTCTATGCGTCGTCGTCGTCGGTCTATGGCGGCAACACCAACCTGCCGTTCAGCGTCGACGACCGGGTCGACCATCCGCTGTCGCTCTATGCCGCGACGAAGAAGGCGGACGAGCTGATGAGCGAGACCTACGCCCATCTCTACCGCCTGCCGCAGACCGGCCTGCGCTTCTTCACGGTCTATGGTCCGTGGGGGCGCCCCGACATGGCGATGTGGATCTTCACCAAGGCGATCCTGGAAGGAACGCCGATTGCGGTGTTCAACAACGGCGACATGCAGCGCGACTTCACCTATATCGACGACATCGTGTCGGGCGTGGTCGCGTGCCTCGATAATCCGCCGCCCGACGACGGCGCGGTGAAGGCGGGGGGCAGCATCGGCCCGCACCGCATCTACAACATCGGCAACCATCGTTCCGAACAGCTGAACCACATGATCGACCTGATCGAGCGGGCCTGCGGGAAGAAGGCGATCCGCGACCTGCAACCGATGCAGGACGGCGACGTGCCCGCGACCTATGCCGATATCGACGCGATCCAGCGCGACCTTGGCTTCCAGCCGTCGACGACGATCGATCAGGGCGTACCGCGCTTCGTCGAATGGTACCGCGACTACCACGGCGTGTGAGCCGGCGGGCGGTGGCGCTCAGTGATAGCCCTCGCCCACTTTGCCGCGGAACACCCAATAGGCCCAGGCAGTATAGGCGAGGATGATCGGCACCATGATGCCGGCGCCGATCAGCATGAAGACCTGCGCGTTTTCGGGCGCGGCGGCCTGCCAGATGGTGACGTCGGGCGGGACGATCGTCGGGAAGATGCTGATGCCCAGGCCCGCGAAGCTCAGGCCGAACAGCGCCAGCACCAGCAGGAACGGCGCGCGTTCGTGGCGCTTGGCGAGCGCACGGACGAAGGCGATGCTGAGCACCGCAACCAGCACCGGCACGATCGCCACCTCCAGGATCGCCGGCCACGCGAACCAGCGCGCGAAGTAGCGGCCTTGCAGGAACGGAGTCGCCGCGCTGACCGCGACGATCGCGGCCAGCGTGATGACGCCCGCGCGCTTGGCGAGGCGGAAGGCGTGGTCCTGCGCGCCGCCTTCGGTCTTCCAGATCAGCCAGCACGCGCCGAGTAGCGCATAGCCCGCGACGACGCTCGCGCCGGTCAGCAACGAGAACGGGGTCAGCCAGTCGAGCCAGCCGCCGGCGTAGGATCGGTTGGCCACCTTGATCCCCTGGAGCAGCGCGCCGAGCGTCACGCCTTGCGCAAACGCCGCGGTCACCGATCCGGCGGTGAAGGCGAAGTCCCAGAATGCGCGGTGGGCGGGATCGCGCCAGCGGAATTCGAACGCCACCCCGCGGAAAACGAGCGCCAGCAGCATCGCGATCATCGGCGGGTAGAGCGCGGGCAGGACGATGGCATAGGCGAGCGGGAACGCCGCCATCAGCCCGCCGCCGCCCAGCACCAGCCACGTCTCGTTCCCGTCCCACACCGGCGCGATCGAATTCATCGCCTGGTCGCGCTCCTCCCCCACCCCGAACGCCGGGAACAGGATGCCGATGCCCAGATCGAAGCCGTCGAGCACGACATAGGCGAACACGGCAAAGGCGATGATGAACGCCCAGGCGGTGGCGAGATCGATCGAGACGCTCATCGCCCCACCCCCGGCTGCGCGACGCCGGGGGCGATGCCGGCGGTGCGGGTCGGCACGTCCTCGCTCGGCTCGCTTTCGCCCACCTCGACCCCCTTCGCCATCAGTTTGAGAATGTACCAGGTGCCGAAGCCGAAGACCGCGAAATAGACGATGACGAACACCATCAGCGACGTCGCGACCGCAGGCGCGGCGAGCGGCGAGGCGCTATCGGTGGTGCGCAGCAGGTTATAGACGGTGAACGGCTGGCGCCCGACCTCGGTCGTGATCCAGCCGGCGATGACCGCGACGAACCCCGCCGGCCCCATCGCCACCGCCGCGCGGTGCAGCCACGGCCAGTGCGCGAGCTTGCCGCGGAGGCGGGCGTACAGGCTCCAGAGGCCGAGGCCGAGCATTGCAAACCCCAGCCCCACCATGACCCGGAACGACCAGAAGACGATCGCCACCGGCGGCTCGCGATCGTCGGGGATGGTGTCGAGCCCGGCGAGCGGGGCGTTCGGGTCATGCTTCAGGATCAGCGACGACGCCTTTGGGATGCCGACCGCATAGTCCAGCCGCTTTTCGCGCTGGTTGGGGATGCCGAACAGGTAGAGCGGCGCGCCGTCCTTGTGGCTCTCGAAATGCCCCTCCATCGCCATCAACTTGGCCGGCTGGTGCGCGAGCGTGTTCAGCCCCTGCGCATCGCCCGCCGCGATCTGGAGCGGGGTGACGAGCGCCAGCATCCACATCGCCATCGAGAACATGACGCGGGCGGCCTGGAGCGAGGGGTGGACGGCGTGGTCGTGGGCGACGGGGGGCGAATCCGCGCCCTTGGGCAGGCTATGCTCGAACTCCGGGCCGTCGCCGGCATCGACGTGCGGCACCTCGCCGCGTCGCGCCTTCAGCAGATGCCACGCGCCGACCGCACCGACCGACAGCGCGGTAGTCAGATACGCGCCGATGACGGTGTGAACTAGGCGGTAGGGGAAGCTGGGGTTGAAGATCACGTCGATCCACGACCCCGCCACCACGAACTGACCGGCGGCGTTGGTGGTGAAGCCGGTGGGCGTGTGCATCCAGCTGTTCGCAGAGATGATCCAGAACGCCGAGATGAAGGTGCCGACCGCGACGCAGCAGGTCGCGGCGAAGTGCAGCCGCGGCCCGACCTTCTTCATGCCGAACAGCATGACGCCGAGGAACCCCGCCTCCAGGAAGAAGGCCGTCAGCACTTCGTACGCCATCAGCGGGCCGATCACCGGCCCGACCTT includes:
- a CDS encoding acyltransferase family protein → MTIESMPNSPGDGVVDPTAALNMPRSTRFYPALETCRGICALMVAVMHIPWDWSFRSAPLVRHSWLFVDFFFVLSGFVIANAFIERMRDRAAVATFARRRFFRLYPLHIVTTLATLALIGVRYVMEPASTIETMKINADWWWLAASNVFLVHAWGVSGDAVLNTASWSISTEVAAYIAFGLICSLVATPGRRVLAHLALGIASAAVLLLFRHDVGLGGDVTLRVFRCTYSFALGVGIWWLVRKREIGGKGEVSSAVQVMASAVVIAMVIVVGGYGVSTMLIPFAFAAAILALAGGPDSFVSRCLSIGPLLWLGTLSYSVYLTHALVQTVFDVARKRAMGSIDLTTETWIGDALVLVSTFAVLLVSAVTYRWIEAPWRDFGKTQRLSARGDLGVAAAS
- a CDS encoding class I SAM-dependent methyltransferase, with the translated sequence MNTTDAVDWHTSIAEDFAAGYDRSPRFRERLAVWRGLIARHVHGGDRVLDAGCGAGTFSFEAADRGARVEGIDGSPAMIALCRKRAAASPQADVRFDVALLETLSTRPAGSVDVVMSSSVLEYLPDLEGEVARLARLLPVGGRLLLSLPNAASRYRRIERLAFRLTRRPRYYAHVRSLATEAEMRDIFARCGLEMIETTDYAVPPGPAWLRRALGLDRGGQMLLVAVGRRGVDADATGTP
- a CDS encoding sugar transferase, producing MHSVSPLSRMRYQLGGALLVAGLLPYAWQLALEGTWRSDNPGLLWTLTAVLVAIVSGFYALRAISAYPGVKAGIFVIPAFLASYAFVFTLLVLTRIDYVRPVLFFSVLACVGWFLTIHASVSRARRMTIAIAPFGDVGDLRELDGVEWLWLTTPSLPDRPIDGVVADLRADMPDEWERMLAEQTLAGTMVYHVKQLREALSGRVLIDHLSENTFGSLMPVAAYVGIKRVLDTLVALALLPLFAIVFAVLYVVVKLDSPGPFIFRQQRVGYRGHQFTMFKIRTMRVPSRATDLTQRRAAAITADEDPRITRIGRFLRRMRIDELPQIANILRGEMSWIGPRPEAHALSEWYAHEIPFYAYRHIVRPGISGWAQVNQGHVAEVHEVHEKLQNDFYYIKYFSPWLDLLIVVRTLATVLTGFGAR
- a CDS encoding nucleotide sugar dehydrogenase gives rise to the protein MDTAERVVVIGLGYVGLPLAVALARTTEVWGLDVDAQRIAELRDGHDRTGEIDAERLAASPLTLTSDPADCPPADIYIVTVPTPVDADNQPDLSIVRAATRTVAGMIDPERTPIIVYESTVYPGVTEDICGPEIAAITGLTCGRDFFLGYSPERINPGDREHTVDRIMKVVAGQTPDVLDRVAALYERVTTGGVFRAASIKAAEAAKVIENAQRDINIAFMNEITRIFSRIDLSVWDVLAAARTKWNFLPFQPGLVGGHCIGVDPFYLSHLSETLGYHPQVILAGRGTNDTMAAWAADAIHARAGKAGRTLILGLTFKENVPDLRNSKVADLIARFTALGHDVTVHDPLADADEAGHEYGVTLDAGALSRDYDLVVLAVAHQDYLAMGADALAGLVVPGGVFADLKNGVPALRGRDGIGYWSL
- a CDS encoding NAD-dependent epimerase — encoded protein: MRILVTGVAGFIGMNVARRLLARGDEVIGIDCVNDYYTVSLKEDRLKLLADESDDRFTHLRIDFADHEALDAALADQRFDRIVHLGAQAGVRYSIENPRAYVQANLVGHLNMMEVARHRRVEHFVYASSSSVYGGNTNLPFSVDDRVDHPLSLYAATKKADELMSETYAHLYRLPQTGLRFFTVYGPWGRPDMAMWIFTKAILEGTPIAVFNNGDMQRDFTYIDDIVSGVVACLDNPPPDDGAVKAGGSIGPHRIYNIGNHRSEQLNHMIDLIERACGKKAIRDLQPMQDGDVPATYADIDAIQRDLGFQPSTTIDQGVPRFVEWYRDYHGV
- the cydB gene encoding cytochrome d ubiquinol oxidase subunit II, with the protein product MSVSIDLATAWAFIIAFAVFAYVVLDGFDLGIGILFPAFGVGEERDQAMNSIAPVWDGNETWLVLGGGGLMAAFPLAYAIVLPALYPPMIAMLLALVFRGVAFEFRWRDPAHRAFWDFAFTAGSVTAAFAQGVTLGALLQGIKVANRSYAGGWLDWLTPFSLLTGASVVAGYALLGACWLIWKTEGGAQDHAFRLAKRAGVITLAAIVAVSAATPFLQGRYFARWFAWPAILEVAIVPVLVAVLSIAFVRALAKRHERAPFLLVLALFGLSFAGLGISIFPTIVPPDVTIWQAAAPENAQVFMLIGAGIMVPIILAYTAWAYWVFRGKVGEGYH
- a CDS encoding cytochrome ubiquinol oxidase subunit I — protein: MESLDAIVLARAQFAFTVSFHFIFPAFSIGLASYLAVLEGLWLWTKKPVFLDLYKFWLKIFAVAFAMGVVSGIVMSYQFGTNWSVFSDKVGPVIGPLMAYEVLTAFFLEAGFLGVMLFGMKKVGPRLHFAATCCVAVGTFISAFWIISANSWMHTPTGFTTNAAGQFVVAGSWIDVIFNPSFPYRLVHTVIGAYLTTALSVGAVGAWHLLKARRGEVPHVDAGDGPEFEHSLPKGADSPPVAHDHAVHPSLQAARVMFSMAMWMLALVTPLQIAAGDAQGLNTLAHQPAKLMAMEGHFESHKDGAPLYLFGIPNQREKRLDYAVGIPKASSLILKHDPNAPLAGLDTIPDDREPPVAIVFWSFRVMVGLGFAMLGLGLWSLYARLRGKLAHWPWLHRAAVAMGPAGFVAVIAGWITTEVGRQPFTVYNLLRTTDSASPLAAPAVATSLMVFVIVYFAVFGFGTWYILKLMAKGVEVGESEPSEDVPTRTAGIAPGVAQPGVGR